From Bos mutus isolate GX-2022 chromosome 5, NWIPB_WYAK_1.1, whole genome shotgun sequence, one genomic window encodes:
- the MIOX gene encoding inositol oxygenase, with product MEPEAAKDKDSFRNYTSGPLLDRVFATYKLMHTWQTVDFVRRKHAQFGGFSYKRMTVMEAVDMLDGLVDESDPDVDFPNSFHAFQTAEGIRKAHPDKDWFHLVGLLHDLGKVLALAGEPQWAVVGDTFPVGCRPQASVVFRDCTFQDNPDLQDPLYSTELGMYQPHCGLENVLMSWGHDEYMYRMMKFNKFALPPEAFYIIRFHSFYPWHKFGDYQQLCNEQDLAMLPWVQEFNKFDLYTKSSSLPDVAALRPYYQGLVDKYCPGILCW from the exons ATGGAGCCAGAAGCAGCCAAAGACAAGGACAGCTTCCGAAACTACACG TCTGGCCCGCTCCTGGACCGTGTCTTTGCCACCTACAAGCTCATGCACACATGGCAGACCGTGGACTTCGTCAGGAGGAAG CATGCCCAGTTCGGGGGCTTCTCCTATAAGAGGATGACTGTCATGGAGGCTGTGGACATGCTGGACGGGCTGGTGGATGAGTCGGACCCCGACGTGGACTTCCCCAACTCCTTCCATGCCTTCCAGACGGCTGAGGGCATCCGGAAGGCCCATCCAGACAAGG aCTGGTTCCACCTCGTGGGGCTCCTGCACGACCTGGGGAAGGTCCTGGCTCTGGCAGGGGAGCCCCAG TGGGCAGTCGTCGGAGACACCTTCCCAGTTGGCTGCCGTCCCCAGGCCTCTGTGGTCTTCCGTGACTGCACCTTCCAGGACAACCCTGACCTCCAGGACCCCCTGTACAG CACGGAGCTTGGCATGTACCAGCCTCACTGTGGGCTCGAGAACGTCCTCATGTCCTGGGGTCATGACG agtacatGTACCGGATGATGAAGTTCAACAAATTCGCCCTCCCAccggag GCCTTCTACATCATCCGGTTCCACTCGTTCTACCCCTGGCACAAGTTCGGCGACTACCAGCAGCTGTGCAACGAACAGGACCTGGCCATGCTGCCCTGGGTGCAGGAGTTCAA CAAGTTCGACCTCTACACCAAGAGCTCCAGCCTGCCAGACGTGGCCGCGCTGAGGCCCTACTACCAAGGGCTCGTTGACAAGTACTGTCCTGGCATCCTGTGCTGGTGA
- the LMF2 gene encoding lipase maturation factor 2, with amino-acid sequence MAGSRVPRQLFLQGVAAVFMFAFASLYTQIPGLYGPEGILPARRTLRPQGKGRWQQLWETPTLLWEAPLLGLDTAQGLELLSLLGTVLALGALLTRQLRHPLVYLLLWAAYLSVCQVGQVFLYFQWDSLLLETGFLAVLVAPLGLPPNHKQAPQGRPGGVSPHEGLPFWLVRWLLFRLMFASGVVKLTSRCPAWWGLTALTYHYETQCLPTPAAWFAHHLPVWLHKLSVVATFLIEIAVPPLFFAPVRRLRLAAFYSQVLLQVLIILTGNYNFFNLLTLVLTTALLDDTHLAAKSSTSRRKRMPSSWPKALLAMLTLLLELAVYGLLACGVVHYFGLEVDWEQHVVRSRTTFTFHQLSQWLKTVTLPTMWLGAASLAWELLTALWRWVQVRGSLRKLCAAVQLSVFGTATVALFLISLVPYSYMEPSSHGRLWTGAHRLFSTVEHLQLANSYGLFRRMTGLGGRPEVVLEGSYDGHQWTEIEFMYKPGNLSRPPPIVVPHQPRLDWQMWFAALGPHTHSPWFTSLVLRLLQGKEPVIRLVQNHVPSYPFHQQPPTYVRAQLYKYWFSHPWEQGQWWRRQWVEEFFPSVSLGDPALDMLLRQFGLQDKSPPRAGGSSNTLSQALHWVRKQLSPLEAPALLWGLLGAVGAIKVMQALLGPQSLPRTKEEKHKPAPQEDSVAASKQASPAPNISSGSQTPRRKKSP; translated from the exons ATGGCGGGCTCTCGGGTCCCACGGCAGCTCTTTCTCCAGGGCGTGGCCGCCGTCTTCATGTTCGCCTTCGCTTCCCTTTACACGCAGATCCCGG GCCTGTACGGCCCCGAGGGCATACTGCCTGCTCGGAGGACACTGCGGCCCCAGGGAAAGGGCCGCTGGCAGCAGCTGTGGGAGACCCCCACGCTGCTGTGGGAGGCGCCGCTTCTGGGGCTGGACACTGCCCAGGGCCTGGAGCTGCTGAGCCTGCTGGGCACCGTGCTGGCCCTGGGTGCCCTGCTGACCCGCCAGCTGCGCCACCCGCTCGTGTACCTGCTGCTCTGGGCCGCCTACCTGTCTGTCTGCCAG GTGGGCCAGGTGTTTCTTTATTTCCAGTG GGATTCCCTGCTGCTGGAGACAGGCTTCCTGGCCGTGCTGGTGGCCCCTCTGGGGCTGCCCCCCAACCACAAGCAGGCCCCCCAGGGCAGGCCGGGAGGGGTCTCCCCCCATGAAGGCCTCCCCTTCTGGCTCGTGCGCTGGCTGCTGTTCCGCCTCATGTTTGCCTCGGGTGTGGTCAAGCTGACTAGCCGTTGCCCCGCATGGTGGGGGCTCACCG CCCTCACCTACCACTACGAGACTCAGTGCCTGCCCACGCCGGCCGCCTGGTTTGCCCACCACCTGCCCGTCTGGCTGCACAAGCTCAGCGTGGTGGCCACCTTCCTCATCGAGATTGCAGTGCCCCCTCTGTTCTTCGCTCCTGTTCGCCGCCTGCGGTTGGCTGCCTTCTACTCCCAG GTCTTGCTGCAAGTCCTGATTATCCTCACTGGCAACTATAACTTCTTCAACCTGCTCACCCTGGTGCTCACCACCGCCCTCCTGGACGACACACACCTGGCTGCCAAGTCTAGCACCAGCCGCCGCAAGAGGATGCCCAGCT CCTGGCCCAAGGCCCTGCTGGCCATGCTGACCCTGCTGCTGGAGTTGGCCGTCTACGGGCTGCTGGCCTGTGGCGTGGTGCACTACTTCGGCCTGGAGGTGGACTGGGAGCAGCACGTCGTTCGTTCCAGAACCA CGTTCACCTTCCACCAGCTCTCCCAGTGGCTGAAGACGGTGACCCTCCCCACCATGTGGCTGGGCGCGGCCTCTCTGGCCTGGGAACTGCTGACCGCCCTCTGGAG GTGGGTGCAGGTGCGAGGGTCGCTGCGGAAGCTCTGTGCTGCCGTGCAGCTGTCCGTCTTTGGCACTGCCACGGTGGCTTTGTTCCTGATCAGCCTG GTGCCCTATTCCTACATGGAGCCCTCGAGCCATGGGCGCCTCTGGACCGGGGCCCACCGCCTGTTTAGCACCGTGGAGCACCTGCAGCTGGCCAACTCCTACGGCCTTTTCCGCCGAATGACGGGCCTGGGTGGGCGGCCGGAGGTGGTGCTGGAGGGCAGCTATGACGGGCACCAGTGGACG GAGATCGAGTTCATGTACAAACCCGGGAACCTGAGCCGGCCGCCCCCCATCGTGGTGCCCCACCAGCCGCGCCTCGACTGGCAGATGTGGTTCGCGGCCCTGGGCCCCCACACGCACAGCCCCTGGTTCACCAGCCTGGTGCTCCGCCTCCTGCAGGgcaaggagcctg TGATCCGCCTCGTCCAGAACCACGTGCCCAGTTACCCCTTCCACCAGCAGCCGCCCACGTACGTGCGGGCCCAGCTCTACAAGTACTGGTTCTCGCACCCTTGGGAGCAGGG CCAATGGTGGCGACGCCAGTGGGTGGAAGAATTCTTCCCATCCGTGTCCCTGGGGGACCCGGCGCTGGACATGCTGCTCAGGCAGTTTGGCCTTCAG GACAAAAGCCCGCCCCGGGCCGGTGGCTCCAGCAACACCCTGAGCCAGGCTCTCCACTGGGTACGGAAACAGCTGTCTCCCCTGGAGGCCCCCGCCCTGCTCTGGGGGCTCCTGGGGGCTGTGGGGGCCATCAAGGTCATGCAGGCCCTGCTGGGCCCGCAGTCCCTGCCTCGGACCAAGGAGGAGAAGCACAAGCCAGCCCCCCAGGAGGACTCGGTAGCTGCCAGCAAGCAAGCTTCCCCAGCCCCCAACATCAGCAGCGGCTCCCAGACCCCCCGGCGGAAAAAGTCGCCGTGA
- the ADM2 gene encoding protein ADM2 — MARLLTVTLGCISLLYLQLPGALSLSLAGSRPPTGHREPPARTPASGSQPQYPAALPAVWKLHQALQPKKSASLVPARGQPLRNGPRRHLGPRRPRAQLLRVGCALGTCQVQNLSHRLWQLVGSAGPRDSAPVDPSSPHSYG, encoded by the exons ATGGCCCGGCTCCTGACGGTCACCCTCGGTTGCATCAGCCTCCTCTACCTACAGCTCCCAGGCGCGCTGTCCCTCAGCCTGGCCGGGAGCCGGCCGCCCACGGGACACAG GGAGCCCCCAGCCCGGACACCTGCCAGTGGCTCGCAGCCTCAGTACCCTGCAGCCCTTCCTGCAGTCTGGAAGCTGCACCAGGCCCTCCAGCCCAAGAAGAGTGCCAGCCTGGTGCCTGCCAGGGGTCAGCCTCTCCGCAATGGCCCCCGCCGACACTTGGGTCCCCGCAGGCCTAGAGCCCAGCTCCTGCGTGTGGGCTGTGCGCTGGGTACCTGCCAGGTGCAGAACCTCAGCCACCGCCTGTGGCAGCTCGTTGGGTCGGCCGGCCCCCGGGACTCAGCCCCCGTGGACCCCAGCAGCCCCCACAGCTACGGCTGA